The Vibrio tubiashii genome includes a window with the following:
- the gcvT gene encoding glycine cleavage system aminomethyltransferase GcvT, protein MTQELLKTPLHALHVEAGAKMVPFAGYDMPVQYKLGVKKEHLHTRDAAGLFDVSHMGQLRLHGEGAAAFLESLVPVDIVDLPQGNQRYAFFTNDQGGIMDDLMVANLGDHLFVVVNAACKEQDINHLEAHLPSGVELEIIDDRALLALQGPKAVDVLKRFNAEVADMLFMDVKKLEILGVECIVSRSGYTGEDGYEISVPDSHAQELAQKLTGEEEVEWIGLGARDSLRLECGLCLYGHDLDTTTTPVEASLLWGIQKIRRTDGERAGGFPGADIILKQIETKDVSRKRVGLVGQTKAPVREGAELFDADDNKVGVVTSGTAGPNAGKPVSMAYVRADLAAIGTELFADVRGKKLPMTIEKMPFVPQRYYRG, encoded by the coding sequence ATGACTCAAGAACTACTTAAAACCCCTCTACACGCACTGCACGTTGAAGCTGGTGCGAAGATGGTTCCTTTCGCTGGCTACGATATGCCTGTTCAATACAAGCTTGGTGTTAAGAAAGAGCATTTACATACGCGTGATGCAGCGGGTCTGTTCGATGTTTCGCACATGGGGCAACTGCGCTTACACGGTGAGGGCGCTGCAGCATTTCTTGAGTCATTAGTTCCTGTCGACATTGTTGATTTGCCACAAGGCAACCAGCGCTATGCTTTCTTTACCAATGACCAAGGCGGCATCATGGATGACTTAATGGTGGCTAATCTAGGCGACCATCTATTTGTTGTTGTCAATGCAGCATGTAAAGAGCAAGACATCAATCATCTAGAAGCGCATTTACCATCAGGTGTTGAACTAGAGATTATTGATGACCGCGCTCTGTTAGCACTACAAGGCCCTAAAGCGGTAGATGTACTCAAGCGTTTCAATGCTGAAGTCGCTGACATGCTGTTTATGGATGTTAAGAAGCTAGAGATCTTAGGTGTAGAGTGCATCGTTAGCCGCAGTGGCTACACTGGTGAAGATGGCTATGAAATCTCAGTACCAGATTCACATGCGCAAGAGTTGGCGCAAAAGCTAACTGGCGAAGAAGAAGTTGAATGGATTGGCCTAGGCGCACGTGATTCGCTTCGCCTTGAATGCGGTCTATGTCTATATGGTCACGATCTTGATACGACGACTACTCCTGTTGAAGCAAGCCTTCTTTGGGGTATTCAGAAAATTCGTCGTACAGATGGTGAGCGCGCTGGTGGTTTCCCAGGTGCGGATATCATCCTTAAGCAGATTGAAACTAAAGATGTTTCACGCAAGCGTGTTGGTCTAGTAGGCCAGACGAAAGCGCCAGTACGTGAAGGTGCTGAACTGTTTGATGCAGATGACAATAAAGTCGGTGTAGTAACCAGTGGTACAGCAGGCCCTAATGCAGGTAAGCCAGTATCAATGGCGTACGTACGTGCTGACCTTGCTGCGATTGGTACAGAACTGTTTGCCGATGTGCGTGGTAAGAAACTACCAATGACGATAGAAAAAATGCCATTTGTGCCACAGCGTTATTATCGTGGCTAA
- a CDS encoding S1 family peptidase — translation MRKISIVLSCLWATSAYSASVSPFIVNGNDVNVSVHPSFASLFYDRINYDGRYGSGPYCGATLLNSQYVLTAAHCIYGSTQNQLFTSVVPQLQNETDFPNSVVQRVMVNEFYYPSSYNNSTLANDIAILKLASPITAVTSYATLGTTGDEGTYRQTSPVQVFYAVGHGNTQTNIDASNNLQRTQLQYVPNASCNGVYNVDTSANLCMTGAATVVYDNATCQGDSGGPLYWDNSGTFVQVGITSFGPETCGNPSVTPNSIFTEVSDHSAWIASVLAGNETPKVTVTDAQRNAYLNPSSGDSGGGSLGLAFLTLLGLVGWRRSK, via the coding sequence ATGAGAAAGATCTCGATAGTACTTTCTTGTCTATGGGCTACAAGTGCTTATAGTGCGAGCGTATCGCCATTTATTGTCAACGGAAATGACGTCAATGTGAGTGTTCATCCCTCATTTGCTAGTTTGTTTTACGATCGGATTAATTATGATGGTCGTTATGGCTCTGGACCTTATTGCGGAGCAACCTTGTTAAATAGCCAATACGTGTTGACTGCTGCGCATTGTATTTATGGATCTACGCAAAATCAGTTGTTTACTTCTGTTGTGCCACAACTACAAAATGAAACGGATTTCCCTAACTCAGTAGTACAACGTGTGATGGTTAATGAGTTTTACTATCCAAGTAGTTACAATAACAGTACCTTGGCGAATGACATTGCGATACTGAAACTCGCATCACCAATTACCGCTGTTACAAGTTATGCAACGCTAGGTACGACAGGCGATGAAGGCACTTATAGACAGACTAGCCCAGTTCAAGTGTTTTATGCGGTTGGCCACGGTAATACTCAAACCAATATCGACGCAAGTAATAACTTGCAAAGAACCCAGTTGCAGTATGTTCCCAATGCGAGCTGCAATGGCGTTTACAATGTAGACACCAGCGCGAACCTTTGCATGACAGGCGCAGCAACGGTCGTTTATGATAATGCAACCTGCCAAGGTGACTCTGGTGGTCCTTTATATTGGGATAACTCAGGTACCTTTGTTCAAGTGGGAATAACCAGTTTTGGTCCTGAAACATGTGGAAATCCTTCAGTAACGCCAAACTCGATATTTACAGAAGTGTCTGATCATTCAGCTTGGATTGCATCTGTGCTGGCTGGAAACGAAACTCCTAAGGTGACCGTAACAGACGCTCAGCGAAATGCGTATCTTAACCCTAGCTCTGGGGATTCTGGCGGCGGCTCTTTAGGTCTCGCCTTTCTAACACTATTAGGCTTGGTTGGTTGGAGACGCAGTAAATAA
- a CDS encoding S1 family peptidase, which translates to MKASIRLICLLLIAKLSYAVEVTPYIVNGSDANIVNYPSFASLFFRNGNLYSSSSYCGATMINSQFVLTAAHCIYDDDNLMLYTVVAPQLDDESNFLSNQQAKALEFYYPDTYIDSSAELWPDDIAIIKLETPLAISDYSSLINTMVNNTFLVSDTFKAIGHGLIEGNVSGGTNLLETTLTYVTTSDCQVEYGSKLTSSHLCFSGPISGGYRNSTCNGDSGGPVYWYNGSQYIQIGITSFGPSTCGDTSRNVTSVFTDVHDYQAWISRVINGLETPKAYVATVNGVRTLVKGTSSPPVTTTSGDSGGGTTSPLVLLYLLLVLLGRFRSIFSMRISNLRASHK; encoded by the coding sequence ATGAAAGCATCAATTCGTTTAATTTGCCTGCTTTTGATCGCCAAGTTGAGCTATGCCGTTGAAGTTACCCCCTATATCGTTAACGGCAGTGACGCTAATATTGTCAATTATCCTTCCTTCGCCAGTCTTTTCTTTCGCAACGGTAACTTATATAGCTCATCATCTTATTGCGGAGCAACGATGATTAACTCGCAGTTCGTGCTAACTGCTGCTCACTGTATTTACGATGACGACAATTTGATGCTGTATACCGTTGTGGCCCCACAGTTGGATGATGAAAGTAACTTTCTCTCTAATCAACAGGCCAAAGCTTTAGAGTTTTACTACCCAGATACTTATATTGATTCATCTGCAGAGCTGTGGCCTGATGATATTGCCATCATTAAGTTAGAAACACCGTTGGCCATTTCCGACTACTCCTCACTGATAAACACAATGGTCAACAACACGTTTTTAGTTAGTGATACCTTTAAGGCAATAGGGCATGGACTGATTGAAGGAAATGTATCGGGCGGAACGAACCTTTTGGAAACGACTCTTACTTATGTCACGACATCGGATTGTCAAGTTGAATACGGTAGCAAGCTTACCTCAAGCCATCTTTGTTTCAGTGGACCAATCAGCGGCGGTTATCGAAACTCAACTTGTAACGGGGATTCTGGCGGGCCTGTCTATTGGTATAATGGATCTCAGTACATTCAAATTGGCATAACGAGTTTCGGACCAAGTACGTGTGGTGATACTAGCCGCAATGTGACTTCAGTTTTTACCGATGTGCATGATTACCAAGCTTGGATATCTCGCGTTATCAATGGTCTTGAAACCCCGAAAGCTTATGTCGCAACCGTTAATGGTGTGCGCACATTAGTGAAAGGAACGTCATCACCACCTGTGACAACAACCAGTGGAGACAGCGGTGGTGGGACTACAAGCCCGCTGGTACTTCTCTATCTTCTACTAGTACTTTTAGGCCGCTTCAGGTCGATATTCTCGATGCGCATATCCAATTTACGCGCTTCTCACAAATGA
- a CDS encoding LuxR C-terminal-related transcriptional regulator produces MMNNDIYKITLVSDVTMQSKLLKDSLEKGLDLQVTMVTSEALEEMEEGSSLLGNLVLIDYHYLDESKFEAYNQAKMVSQYTVKEIVFNCPNEAPSSHLFKWRNLVGVFYVDDEVSLLLKGMEKIMNDEMWLSRKVAQDYIEHFRCANTVTTSQAYANLTKREKEIMRLLGHGASNIQIAEELFVSENTVKTHLHNIFKKINAKNRLQALLWANNNIALEERV; encoded by the coding sequence ATGATGAATAATGATATTTATAAAATTACTCTTGTTTCTGATGTCACTATGCAATCGAAACTGCTGAAAGATTCTTTGGAAAAAGGGCTGGATCTCCAAGTAACCATGGTTACTTCTGAGGCGCTAGAAGAAATGGAAGAGGGGAGTTCATTACTTGGCAATCTTGTTCTTATCGATTACCACTATCTGGATGAAAGTAAGTTTGAAGCGTACAACCAAGCCAAAATGGTTAGCCAATACACGGTCAAAGAAATAGTGTTTAATTGCCCTAATGAAGCGCCTTCAAGCCATCTGTTTAAGTGGCGTAATTTAGTCGGAGTTTTCTACGTTGATGATGAGGTTTCTTTACTGCTCAAAGGAATGGAAAAGATCATGAATGATGAAATGTGGCTATCACGCAAGGTCGCTCAAGACTACATCGAGCATTTCCGCTGCGCGAATACCGTTACAACTTCTCAAGCCTATGCGAACCTAACTAAGCGCGAAAAAGAAATTATGCGTTTGCTCGGGCACGGTGCGTCCAATATTCAAATTGCAGAAGAATTGTTTGTCAGTGAAAACACGGTGAAAACGCACTTGCATAATATTTTTAAGAAAATTAATGCCAAGAACCGCCTCCAAGCGCTGTTGTGGGCAAATAATAACATCGCTTTAGAAGAGCGGGTTTAA
- a CDS encoding DUF3012 domain-containing protein: MKKIAFSFVALLTLSACQTEVGTQAWCDEMSEKPKSEWNAQGAVDYAKHCVLQDAVGSEGWCSDLEDKPKGDWSANDATSYAKHCVF; encoded by the coding sequence ATGAAAAAGATTGCATTTTCTTTCGTTGCGCTGCTAACGCTAAGTGCCTGCCAAACAGAAGTGGGCACACAAGCCTGGTGTGACGAGATGTCAGAGAAGCCTAAAAGCGAATGGAATGCCCAAGGCGCTGTTGATTATGCTAAGCACTGTGTGCTGCAAGACGCTGTCGGAAGTGAAGGCTGGTGTAGTGATTTAGAAGACAAGCCAAAAGGCGACTGGAGTGCGAACGACGCAACGAGTTACGCCAAGCATTGTGTATTCTAA
- the rbsD gene encoding D-ribose pyranase, which produces MKKSTLINSELSYLVATLGHTDEITVCDAGLPIPDEVQRIDLALTHGVPSFLETVRVLLSESQIEGVIIAEEFAKVSPAHHEALVKELATESELSGKKIEVTYVSHEDFKARTQQSRAVVRTGECTPYANVIFQAGVVF; this is translated from the coding sequence ATGAAGAAAAGTACCCTTATAAATTCAGAACTTTCTTACTTGGTGGCGACATTAGGTCACACCGATGAGATTACCGTTTGTGATGCAGGCTTACCTATTCCTGATGAAGTGCAACGTATCGATTTAGCACTAACACATGGTGTTCCTTCATTTCTAGAAACAGTACGAGTGCTATTAAGTGAGTCTCAGATTGAAGGCGTCATTATTGCTGAAGAATTTGCCAAAGTGAGCCCGGCTCATCATGAAGCTTTAGTCAAAGAGCTTGCGACAGAAAGCGAGTTAAGCGGTAAGAAAATTGAAGTGACGTATGTGTCTCATGAAGACTTCAAAGCTCGTACTCAGCAGAGTAGAGCAGTAGTTCGTACTGGTGAATGCACACCATATGCGAACGTTATATTTCAAGCAGGTGTGGTTTTTTAA
- the rbsA gene encoding ribose ABC transporter ATP-binding protein RbsA: MTQAILQLSSIEKAFPGVKALDKASLNVYPGRVMALMGENGAGKSTLMKVLTGIYTKDSGSIQYQGETAAFKGPRDSQEAGISIIHQELNLIPELTIAENIFLGREFTSAFGGIQWGKMYDESDKLLARLNVKHSSKTLLGDLSLGEQQMVEIAKALSFESKVIIMDEPTDALTDTETESLFKVINELRAQGCGIVYISHRLKEIFEICDDITVLRDGKFIGECQVSDTDEDGLIEMMVGRKLDEQYPRIDVRHGETCLEVIGLTGSGVQDVTFTLKRGEILGVSGLMGAGRTELMKVIYGALPSERGVINLDNKTINPVSPQDGLANGIAYISEDRKGDGLVLGLSVKENMSLCALDKLTKGGRIQHSDEVVAVEDFIKLFNIKTPTRDQIIGNLSGGNQQKVAIAKGLMTKPKVLILDEPTRGVDVGAKKEIYQLINKFKADGMSIILVSSEMPEVLGMSDRILVMHEGRISGEFDAKDADQEKLLACAVGKKINEEAA, from the coding sequence ATGACTCAAGCCATTCTTCAGCTGAGCTCTATTGAAAAGGCTTTCCCAGGTGTTAAAGCTCTGGACAAAGCAAGCCTAAATGTTTACCCCGGACGTGTCATGGCACTGATGGGAGAAAACGGAGCAGGTAAGTCGACTTTGATGAAAGTGCTTACGGGCATTTACACCAAAGACAGCGGCAGCATTCAGTATCAAGGTGAAACCGCAGCTTTTAAAGGTCCAAGAGATTCTCAAGAAGCTGGGATCAGCATTATTCACCAAGAGTTAAACCTGATTCCGGAACTGACTATTGCCGAAAACATTTTCCTTGGTCGAGAGTTTACCAGCGCATTTGGTGGCATTCAGTGGGGAAAAATGTATGACGAATCGGACAAATTGCTGGCACGCTTGAACGTCAAACACAGTTCTAAGACCTTGCTGGGCGACCTGAGCCTGGGTGAGCAGCAAATGGTTGAGATTGCGAAAGCACTGTCGTTCGAATCTAAGGTCATCATTATGGATGAGCCTACGGACGCCTTAACCGACACCGAGACTGAATCATTATTTAAAGTGATCAACGAGCTTCGTGCTCAAGGTTGCGGCATTGTTTACATCTCTCATCGCCTTAAAGAAATTTTCGAAATTTGCGACGACATTACCGTTCTTCGTGATGGCAAATTTATCGGTGAATGCCAAGTTTCTGATACCGATGAAGATGGCCTAATTGAGATGATGGTTGGTCGTAAGCTTGATGAGCAGTATCCGCGCATCGATGTCCGTCATGGTGAAACCTGTCTAGAAGTGATTGGTTTAACAGGTTCTGGAGTCCAAGACGTCACTTTTACTCTTAAACGGGGCGAGATTTTGGGTGTGTCTGGCTTAATGGGCGCAGGTCGCACTGAGCTAATGAAAGTCATCTACGGCGCACTGCCGAGTGAACGTGGTGTGATTAACCTCGACAACAAAACGATTAACCCCGTTAGCCCGCAAGATGGACTTGCGAATGGTATCGCCTATATCTCTGAGGACCGAAAAGGGGATGGCTTGGTACTAGGGCTTTCGGTTAAAGAGAACATGTCTCTTTGCGCGTTAGATAAGCTGACCAAGGGTGGTCGTATTCAGCACAGTGATGAAGTGGTCGCTGTTGAAGACTTCATCAAGCTTTTCAACATCAAAACTCCGACTAGAGATCAAATCATAGGCAACCTATCTGGCGGTAACCAGCAGAAAGTAGCGATCGCTAAAGGGTTAATGACCAAACCTAAAGTGTTGATCTTGGATGAGCCGACTCGTGGTGTTGACGTCGGTGCGAAGAAAGAGATCTACCAACTTATCAACAAATTTAAAGCCGATGGCATGAGCATCATTCTTGTCTCATCGGAAATGCCCGAAGTGTTAGGCATGAGCGACCGCATCCTCGTTATGCACGAAGGTCGAATCAGCGGCGAGTTTGATGCAAAAGACGCCGACCAAGAAAAACTACTCGCCTGTGCCGTAGGCAAAAAGATTAATGAGGAAGCAGCATGA
- the rbsC gene encoding ribose ABC transporter permease — translation MSTNTMSKPTETNSKKLFSKEWLIEQKSLIALLFLIVVVSFLNPNFFTVDNILNILRQTSVNAIIAVGMTLVILTAGIDLSVGSVLALCGAFAASLIAMEVPVLIAVPTALFAGAALGAISGIIIAKGKVQAFIATLVTMTLLRGVTMVYTDGRPISTGFTDTADAFAWFGTGYALGIPVPVWLMVIVFAAAWYLLNHTRFGRYVYALGGNESATRLSGINVDRVKIGVYAICGLLAALAGIIVTSRLSSAQPTAGMGYELDAIAAVVLGGTSLMGGKGRIMGTLIGALIIGFLNNALNLLDVSSYYQMIAKAVVILLAVLVDNKNK, via the coding sequence ATGAGTACCAATACCATGAGCAAACCAACGGAAACAAACAGCAAAAAACTGTTTAGCAAAGAGTGGTTGATTGAACAGAAATCACTGATTGCACTCTTGTTTTTGATTGTTGTCGTATCATTCTTAAATCCGAACTTTTTTACGGTCGATAACATTCTCAACATCCTCCGCCAGACATCGGTTAACGCCATCATCGCCGTCGGTATGACTTTGGTCATCTTGACCGCGGGTATCGATTTGAGCGTTGGCTCAGTATTGGCCCTATGTGGTGCCTTCGCTGCGAGCTTAATCGCGATGGAAGTGCCTGTCTTGATCGCAGTTCCAACCGCACTGTTCGCTGGTGCTGCACTAGGTGCGATTAGCGGCATTATTATCGCTAAAGGTAAGGTTCAAGCCTTTATTGCTACCTTGGTGACTATGACGCTGCTACGAGGCGTGACCATGGTGTATACCGACGGTCGACCAATTTCTACAGGCTTCACTGACACGGCAGATGCATTCGCTTGGTTTGGTACTGGCTACGCATTAGGTATCCCTGTTCCAGTTTGGCTAATGGTTATTGTATTTGCAGCCGCTTGGTACCTACTTAACCACACTCGCTTTGGTCGCTATGTCTACGCCCTAGGTGGTAATGAATCTGCGACTCGCCTATCTGGTATCAACGTTGACCGCGTGAAGATTGGTGTTTACGCCATCTGTGGTCTGCTTGCTGCGCTAGCTGGCATCATCGTTACATCACGACTTTCATCTGCACAACCGACTGCGGGTATGGGTTACGAGCTAGACGCGATTGCCGCAGTTGTGTTGGGTGGTACTAGCCTAATGGGTGGTAAGGGCCGCATCATGGGCACACTGATCGGTGCGCTGATTATCGGCTTCCTAAACAACGCCCTAAACCTACTCGACGTATCCTCCTACTACCAAATGATCGCTAAAGCAGTGGTAATTCTACTTGCGGTACTGGTAGACAACAAAAACAAGTAA
- the rbsB gene encoding ribose ABC transporter substrate-binding protein RbsB — MKKLTTLISAALLSSTVSVSAQAQDTMAIVLSTLNNPFFVTMKDGAEAKAKELGYDLIVLDSQNDPSKELSNIEDLTIRGVKAILINPTDSDAVSNAIRMANRSNIPVLTLDRGASRGEVVSHIASDNVVGGEMAGNYIVEKVGMKAKVIQLEGIAGTSAARERGEGFMNAVKGSEMDVLASQPADFDRTKGLNVMENLLAANPDVQAVFAQNDEMALGALRAVQASGKDVMIVGFDGTDDGIAAVNRGKLSATIAQQPDLIGALGIETADKVLKGSQVEEYIPVPLKVITK; from the coding sequence ATGAAAAAACTAACGACTCTTATCTCTGCTGCACTACTTTCGTCAACCGTTTCTGTTTCAGCGCAAGCTCAGGACACGATGGCAATCGTACTGTCTACGCTGAACAACCCTTTCTTCGTTACGATGAAAGATGGTGCTGAAGCAAAGGCAAAAGAGTTAGGTTATGACCTAATCGTACTAGACTCGCAAAATGACCCAAGCAAAGAGCTGTCAAACATTGAAGATCTGACTATCCGCGGTGTTAAGGCGATTCTAATCAACCCAACGGATTCAGATGCAGTGTCTAATGCGATTCGTATGGCAAACCGTTCTAACATCCCAGTACTGACTCTAGACCGTGGTGCGAGCCGTGGTGAAGTGGTGAGCCACATTGCTTCTGACAACGTTGTTGGCGGTGAAATGGCGGGTAACTACATCGTTGAAAAAGTGGGTATGAAAGCGAAAGTTATTCAACTGGAAGGCATTGCAGGTACTTCAGCGGCACGCGAGCGTGGTGAAGGCTTTATGAATGCGGTTAAAGGCAGTGAAATGGACGTTCTTGCGAGCCAACCTGCAGACTTCGACCGTACTAAAGGTCTTAACGTAATGGAAAACCTGCTAGCGGCTAACCCAGATGTGCAAGCGGTATTTGCTCAGAATGATGAGATGGCTCTAGGTGCTCTGCGCGCGGTTCAAGCATCAGGTAAAGATGTAATGATCGTTGGCTTCGATGGCACAGATGACGGCATCGCAGCGGTTAACCGCGGCAAGCTATCTGCAACTATCGCTCAGCAGCCAGATCTTATCGGCGCACTTGGTATCGAAACCGCTGACAAAGTACTGAAAGGTTCTCAAGTAGAAGAGTACATCCCAGTACCACTGAAAGTTATCACTAAGTAA
- the rbsK gene encoding ribokinase, whose product MNKLVVLGSVNADHVLQVPSFPRPGETLHGRNYQVIPGGKGANQAVAAARLNADIGFIACVGDDAFGINIRENFKMDNINIAGVKMEPNCPTGIAMIQVADSGENSICISAEANAKLTADAIESDLEQIRSAKYLLTQLETPICGIEKVAKVAKEARTNVILNPAPARPLSDELLACVDVITPNETEAEVLTGITVTDNDSAQEAANELHRKGIEIVMITLGAKGVWLSQNGRGELIPGFKVDATDTTAAGDTFNGALVTGLLEDLPLESAIKFAHAAAAISVTRFGAQTSIPSREEVDAFLAEQS is encoded by the coding sequence ATGAATAAGTTAGTGGTTTTAGGTAGTGTTAACGCTGACCATGTTCTTCAAGTGCCTTCTTTCCCTCGCCCTGGCGAGACGTTGCATGGTCGAAACTATCAAGTTATTCCTGGTGGTAAAGGGGCAAACCAAGCCGTAGCGGCTGCACGATTAAATGCGGATATCGGCTTTATTGCTTGTGTCGGTGATGATGCGTTTGGCATTAACATTCGCGAAAACTTCAAGATGGATAACATCAACATTGCTGGCGTTAAAATGGAGCCAAACTGCCCGACGGGTATTGCAATGATTCAGGTCGCCGATAGCGGTGAAAACAGTATTTGTATTTCCGCAGAAGCGAATGCAAAACTGACCGCTGATGCTATTGAGTCAGATTTAGAGCAGATTCGATCGGCCAAATACCTGCTGACGCAATTGGAAACGCCGATTTGTGGCATCGAAAAAGTGGCCAAAGTGGCCAAAGAAGCGCGCACCAATGTCATTTTAAATCCTGCGCCAGCGCGTCCACTTTCGGATGAACTGCTTGCCTGTGTCGATGTTATCACGCCAAATGAAACGGAAGCGGAAGTGCTTACTGGGATTACCGTGACGGATAACGATAGCGCGCAAGAAGCAGCGAACGAACTGCATCGTAAAGGGATCGAAATCGTCATGATTACCCTTGGCGCGAAAGGGGTATGGCTTAGTCAAAATGGCCGCGGAGAGCTAATTCCTGGTTTTAAGGTTGATGCTACAGACACAACCGCAGCAGGAGATACCTTTAATGGGGCATTGGTCACTGGTCTGCTCGAAGATTTACCTTTAGAATCAGCGATCAAATTTGCTCATGCAGCAGCGGCTATCTCTGTGACGCGTTTTGGTGCTCAGACATCCATCCCATCAAGAGAAGAAGTCGATGCTTTCTTAGCGGAGCAAAGCTAA
- a CDS encoding substrate-binding domain-containing protein yields the protein MATMKDIARVAGVSTSTVSHVINKSRFVSEEISERVNNAARELNYRPSALARSLKVNRTKTIGMLVTTSTNPFFGEVVKGVERSCYQQGYSLILCNTEGDHERMRESINTLLQKRVDGLILMCSSLEGERLEVFEQYQDIPVVVMDWGPMLFTSDKIQDNSLRGGYLAAKHLIESGHKKIGCITGPLVKHQAQMRYEGYKRALNEHSLEFKANWIIESDFECEGGYEAFNKMVAKGPLPSALFVCNDMMAMGVINAANEKGIRIPEELSIIGYDDIHIAKFMSPSLTTIHQPKYRLGKAAVEALLKKLEGESTDTQVVQLEPTLVSRATVRQLV from the coding sequence ATGGCGACAATGAAAGATATCGCAAGAGTTGCGGGTGTATCGACCTCTACGGTGAGCCATGTCATCAATAAATCTCGTTTCGTCAGTGAAGAGATCTCTGAGCGCGTCAATAATGCCGCTCGTGAGCTTAATTACCGTCCGTCTGCATTAGCTCGCAGCCTTAAAGTCAATCGCACTAAAACCATAGGTATGCTGGTGACCACCTCAACTAACCCGTTTTTCGGTGAAGTAGTAAAAGGGGTCGAGCGCAGTTGCTATCAGCAAGGTTATAGCCTGATTCTGTGTAATACCGAGGGCGACCACGAACGGATGCGCGAGTCGATCAATACCTTGCTGCAAAAACGTGTCGATGGCTTAATCTTGATGTGTTCTTCGCTTGAAGGTGAGCGTTTAGAAGTGTTTGAGCAATACCAAGACATTCCAGTCGTTGTTATGGATTGGGGGCCGATGCTGTTTACCAGTGACAAGATCCAAGACAACTCATTGCGCGGTGGTTATCTGGCAGCGAAGCACTTAATCGAATCTGGTCATAAAAAGATTGGTTGTATCACCGGACCATTGGTCAAGCACCAAGCTCAAATGCGTTATGAGGGGTATAAAAGAGCGCTGAACGAACATAGCTTGGAGTTCAAAGCTAATTGGATCATCGAGTCTGACTTTGAGTGTGAAGGTGGCTACGAAGCGTTCAATAAAATGGTTGCTAAAGGACCGCTGCCAAGTGCACTTTTTGTCTGTAATGACATGATGGCGATGGGGGTGATCAATGCCGCAAACGAGAAAGGTATTCGGATTCCGGAAGAGTTGTCTATCATTGGCTACGATGACATTCATATCGCAAAATTTATGAGCCCTTCGCTGACGACGATTCACCAGCCGAAATACCGCTTAGGTAAAGCGGCGGTTGAAGCACTGCTTAAAAAATTAGAAGGTGAATCAACAGATACTCAGGTGGTTCAGCTAGAGCCTACCCTAGTGAGCCGAGCCACTGTCCGCCAACTTGTATAG